The region TTGTTGACAATGGAAACAAATTATTTCTAAAGGCTCAGGTTGCATTTTAGTAAGAAAAACAGCTGATTCTAGATCCTTTTTACTATATTCAATCCATTCGTCCACAATATCTTGAATATTCATAATTCTCTGGCAGATTCCATTATCTCGGACTCAAGTGTAAGAGGAAATGAGGATCGTTCATCAAATGTTTTTTTGTCATATACTAAAATATCAAGAGGACGTTTAAGAACAGGATAGATTTCCTTTCTTATAGATCTGCTTATTTCTATAGTTCTCATTTGTGGGTTTTCTAGAATAATACAAAGATCAACGTCACTATCAGGTCTTTGAGATTCTTTCGCAAATGAGCCGAATAATAAAATTTTAGCTTGATTGTAATGAGATCTAATTCTTTCTGCTGCTATTAATAAATCCTGCTCATCCATTTCATTACTCCAAAAACATTATAACATAGTTTTAATCTGTTAGTGAATATAATGAAAATTCTGATGTCAATATCGATGCCCTTATTATATAAACCCAGAAGTTTTATATGGAAAATATACCACATACGCTCTGAGATATAGCTCCATTCTGCCC is a window of Oceanispirochaeta sp. DNA encoding:
- a CDS encoding nucleotidyltransferase domain-containing protein codes for the protein MDEQDLLIAAERIRSHYNQAKILLFGSFAKESQRPDSDVDLCIILENPQMRTIEISRSIRKEIYPVLKRPLDILVYDKKTFDERSSFPLTLESEIMESAREL